The sequence GTCGTAGCCCCAGCCTTTCGCACCGTGCTCGTCACGCCAGCTGTCGTAGTCGTGCCGGTTGCCCCGGGTGTAGATCATGACGTTGGTGGACGACGAGCCGCCCAGTGTCTTGCCCCGTCACCGCCGTGTCGATGCGGCTCCGGGTCGTCCGTGGCGCTGACAGCAGGTCAGATGTGAATGAGAGGCGCAGAGGGAGGCGCCGTCGCGGGTGCTCAGCCCAGGAGCCTGGTGTGCCAGTGCGAGAAACGTTCCAGGGGATCCCCGTCCCAGCCCCAAGGCCGTGCTGTCGCCACCCCACCGAGGGCACGGAGCACGTCGGCAGCCTCTGTCAGGCGATCTGCACGAATGAGGGCGTACGCAAGCATGTTGAGGTCGGCGAGAGCTGCGGCGTGGCACAGGAATCCCGGCTGCGACCAGCGGGCGACGGCGTGATCGAGGGCCTGGGCAGCTTGTCGTTGCGTCCAGAAGAAATTCGCGCTCAGAGCCTCGATCCCGCCCTTCGACACGGCCCGCTGGTAACGGTCGACAAATGCGGCAAGCTCCAGACCGGACACCGGGGAGCCGACTGGAGCTGTCGCCCGCACCTCTTCGATGAAGTCCGTGGTCTTCGCGCTGGAACCGCACTCATCAGGTGAGAGGTAGCCCAGCAGCTGCAGATGTGCTTCGCGATTCCAGGGGTCCCGGTCCTTGACCTCCCACCACAGGGGCCGTAGCTCTGCGGCGGGACGGCCCTGGAGCCGCAGTATGCCCAGGAGTACGACCCACGGAGCGGGATCGGCCGATCTGAGGTCGGCGGCGCGGTGGCATGTGTCGACCGCGGCCGGGAGCCGCGTGGCGGAGCCGTCCCGCCGGGCATGGACCAGGTCTGACCAGGCATGGAGGACGAGGGCGTCCTGGGATTGAGGCCGACGGCGCCGCCAGGCGTGGAGCAGCCCCTGCCCCGCGGCTTCAGCGAGTACATCGAGGCGGTGCGTCCGCCGGTCCCAATCGTCCCCCGCGTCGTTGACGAGGTCCTCCACCAGCGCGACCGCGAGGTCGAGCCGGGCGGGGGAGGAGGGCCCGGTCAGCCTCCGACGGGCGTTTCCGAGGGCGACGTCATCGAGCTCCGGGGACAGACGGGGGGCGGGGCTTCTGCGGCGTCCGATGAAAGGCATGGTTTCCGAGGAGATGGTTGTGGGCGTAGGGCTCGATGCGTCGGAGCGACACGACGGGACGAGACGGCCGAGCGCCCGGGGCGCGTGGCGCCGATCGCCGCCGAGACGGGACAACGGCGAATGCCGCGGATGAGGGGGCGGGTGTGGCTCGCTATCCGTGTGTCCCAGGCGCAGGCCCGGCTCCGGATCCCATCCTCGACGGCCGCGTCAGACGGCGGATGCCGCGGCCTGCCGGCCCTGCCCGCGCCGGCGTGGAAGCAGTGCTTCCAGGGCCCAGGCGCCTGGGCCGAATACGGCGATGACCAGCAGTGCCCAGCAGAACAGCGTGGCCGCCTCGCCGCCGTCGGCGATCGGCCAGAGACCAGTCGGCAGGTGCACGGTGAAGTAGGCGTAGGCCATGGCCCCGGAACCGACGACGGAGGCGGCGCGGCTGCCCAGACCCATCATGATCAGAGGGCCACAGATCAGGTGGATGAGCGACGCGTACCAGTACGGCCACACGCCGGCCGACACGGTGGTGCCGTGGCCGTCGGCGCCGCCCATGGCGCCGAAGAGGTTGGCGATGCCGTGGCAGGTGAAGAGCAGTCCTATGACGACGCGATACACGGCAAGGAAGTGATTCTGGGTGGTGGCGGGGACGGACATGGTGGGCTCCTGCGGGGGAGGGTTTCCGGCGGTGGGAGGCCGGTGGAGCGCGGGACTGGGGCAGGACGGCGGGTAGGGGGGAGCGAGCGGTGATTCCGGCCGGTCAGACCAGGGAGCGGACGCGGCGCATGACCCGGCCGCAGAAGTCGCCGATACCGCCCGGGTCGTCGGTGAACTGGGAGGGCTTGATACAGAAGGTGGTGAAGCCCTGTTCGAGCTGAGCGGGGATATGAGCCAGTGCCTGGTCGAGGTCCGCGCAGGAGTTGTTGTCGGGGAAGACTGCGCGGGTGCCGCCGACGAGTTCCAGTTCGCTGATGTCGCGTCCTGCTTCCGCCATGGCGGCTCTGAGCCTGTCCATGTCCTCGGGTGCGGGACGCCCAAGCGGATTGAAGCCGTGACCGTGACGCACCAGCCTGCGGGTGAGCGCGTCGTGCATCCTGCTGCCGCCGAACCAGATCCGAGGGCCTTCCGGTCGGTGGGCCTTGGGCTCGAAGTGGACGTCCTGGAAGCGGTAGTGCTTCCCCTCGTACGACGCGGGGGATTCGCGCCAAAGGAGCTCCCAGATGTCCAGGTGTTCGTCGAGGAGTTGCCCACGCTTGTCGAAGGGCACGCCCAGCGCGGCGTACTCGTCCCGGCTCCAGCTCACGGTCGGCAACACGATCAGGCGTCCCTGGGACAGCAGGTCCAGGGTGCCCAACTCCCGTGCCAGAAGCAGCGGGTGACGCAGTGGGGCGAGGATCGCCGCGGCGGCCAGACGCAGCCGTGTGGTCACGGAGGCGATCGAGGCGAGCAGCAGAAGGGAATTGGGCCAGGGCGTGAAGGGGTCCTGATTGCCAGGGAGGGCATACTCACGCGGGTTGGGCATCAGGCCCTTTGCGCCCGCGTCGGGGCCGAGGACGATGTGCTCGCTGATCATGACGGAGTCGAAACCGGCGTCCTCGGCCTCTCTGGCCCAGCGGACCAGAGTCGGCAGGTCACGTCCGGAGGTGAGGGTCCAGTTCTCGCTGAGGACGAGTTGCATACGGGGGATGGGTGCTGTCAACGGTGTGCTCCAGGCAGGGCTGAGCGGGGGGTGCAAGTGGCGCGGGTCGGGCGTCAGAGCAGGTGGGAGTACTCGCGGAACTCCCAGTCGGTGACGTAACTCCGGAACCGGGTCAACTCGTCGCGCTTGAAGGTGAGGAAGGCGTCGACGAAAGGTTTGCCGAGCACTTCGGTGAGCTGGTGGTCGGCTTCCAGAGCGTCGAGCGCCTCGCCGAGGTGCGTCGGCAGCTTGGGGGCGCCGGCCGCGTCGTATCCGTATCCGCTCATCGGGGCCGGGGGCTCGGCCGCGTCGCTGATGCCCAGATGGACGGCGGCGACCAGCCCGGCGATGGCGAGGTACGGGTTCGCGGTGGCGTCGCCGAGGCGGATCTCCAGGCGCGAGCCGCTGCCGCGCTCCGGCGGGATACGCACCATGGCGCCCCGGTTGTCCAGGCCCCAGTCGATGAGCCAGGGGGCGGCGGTGTCGGGGCCGAAGCGCTTGTAGGAGTTGATGGTCGGGTTGAACAGCGCGGCGAGCGCCGGGGCGTGGTTGAGCAGCCCGGCTATCGCGTGACGCGCGGTGGCGGACAGCCCGTAGGGCTCACCCGGGTCGTCGAAGACGTTGCGCTGCTCGCTGTCGACGACGGACAGGTGCAGATGGAAGCCGGAACCACCACCGTCGTTCAGCGGCTTGGCCATGAAGGTGGCCAACCGGCCTTCGATGCGGGCGAGTTCCTTGACTGCGGCCTTGAAGCGGAAGGCACGGTCGGCTGCGTCCAGAGCCTCGGAGTGGTCGAGGTTGATCTCGAACTGTCCGCCGTCGAACTCCCGGTTGCCGCTGGTGACGCCGATCCCGAGATCGTGCAGATGACGCAGGGTTCGCAGGAGGTGTCCGTCGGGGTCACCCTTGCGCCCCACGGTGTAGACGTTGCCCGGTGCGCCGGCGTACCGGCGCCAGCCGGTGGGCGAGGCCGGATCGGGGTCCAACAGAACGTACTCCAGCTCGGGGCCCACCACGGCTGTCAGCTCGCTCTCCCGCAGCCGGCCCGTGACCTGGCGCAGCAGATCCCGGGGGGATTCGGGTGCGGGCCGACCGGTCTCCGGATCGCGTGCGTCACCGATGCACCAGGCAACGCCGGGTTCCCACGGGAGGGGAACCAGGGTGGCCAGGTCGGGACGTACGGCGATGTCGGGCATGCCGGCGTCGAGGCCGCCGGGGATGTCGGAGTGCTCGCCGAGGGCGGCGGTGTGGTAGATGGCCCGACAGAAGGCGATCCCATGGCCGATCGCGCTGGGCAGGTGGTGCAGCAGGACGTCCCTGCCGCGGTCGGAGCCGATCAGGTCGGGATACGCGACGCGTATGACGTCGATCCCCTGAGCGGCGAGCGCATCGATTCTCTGGCGGATCTGCGGAGGTGTTTCGGCGCTCACGGTTCGCTCCTCGGGGGCGCAGAGGAAGTCATGATGTAAGGAGAAATTTCCGCCTAGGCCACCATTGTGCCCTTGTGATCAAGGCTTGGAGGTGGACGGCTTTCGTTTGGTGCCAAACGATACGAGCCGTGTGGCCCCGCCGCAAGAGACCGGGCGCAACTTCTCGCAGGTCTCGCTTCTGTTCGCCCTTTGGTGTGTCCCGGAGTCAAGGCCCGACGGTTACATTTGGCAGCAAACGAATGTCCAGGTGGCGTGCATGTCGCCAGAAAGCAAGGGGGAAGTCCGTGGCCGGCCATCGATCCATCACGGAGACCGAGCGCGCAGTCCAGGCGAAGCTCAGCGGCTTCCAGCTGCAGCGCGAGCAGATGGCGGCCGTGGCGAACATCCATCGAGCGGCCACGGCCGTTCGGTCGCACCTGGAGAACTCGGTTCTGCGCCCTTCTGAACTGACCTGGACGGGGTTCGTCGTCCTCTGGGTGCTCTGGATCTGGGGCGAGTCGGAGACCTGGTCCGTGGCGGAAGAGGCGGGGATCTCCAAAGGGACTCTGACCGGGATCGCGCGCACCTTGGAGTCGCGGGGGCTGGTGACCCGCTCGACCCACCCCGAGGACGGTCGGCGCGTCCTCCTCTCGCTGAGCCCCGAGGGGGAGAAGCTGATGGAGGATCTCTTCCCTGCCTTCAATACCGAGGAAGCCTTCGTGGTCTCACGGCTCACCGTGGACGAGTGCCGTCAGCTCGCGGACGGGCTGCGCGCCGTGGTCGCGCAACTTGAGGAGCATGGGGAGGAGCGGCGCCGTGAGCTGCTGGGTGGTGCCGAGCCTGCCCCGCGCCGCTCCGGCCGGCGGTCGCGCTCGTAGTCCTGTGGCTCCTTCGGACGTGGCGCCCCGGTCGCGATCTGCGGCCGGGGCGCGATTGCCTTCCCGGGTCTCTTGTGGGAGCGGACCCCTCTGGGTATCGTACGGGCCCAAACGAATAGAGAGGCGGAGCGTTCACCGCCCCCTCTAG is a genomic window of Streptomyces griseochromogenes containing:
- a CDS encoding glutamine synthetase family protein, which gives rise to MSAETPPQIRQRIDALAAQGIDVIRVAYPDLIGSDRGRDVLLHHLPSAIGHGIAFCRAIYHTAALGEHSDIPGGLDAGMPDIAVRPDLATLVPLPWEPGVAWCIGDARDPETGRPAPESPRDLLRQVTGRLRESELTAVVGPELEYVLLDPDPASPTGWRRYAGAPGNVYTVGRKGDPDGHLLRTLRHLHDLGIGVTSGNREFDGGQFEINLDHSEALDAADRAFRFKAAVKELARIEGRLATFMAKPLNDGGGSGFHLHLSVVDSEQRNVFDDPGEPYGLSATARHAIAGLLNHAPALAALFNPTINSYKRFGPDTAAPWLIDWGLDNRGAMVRIPPERGSGSRLEIRLGDATANPYLAIAGLVAAVHLGISDAAEPPAPMSGYGYDAAGAPKLPTHLGEALDALEADHQLTEVLGKPFVDAFLTFKRDELTRFRSYVTDWEFREYSHLL
- a CDS encoding MarR family winged helix-turn-helix transcriptional regulator translates to MAGHRSITETERAVQAKLSGFQLQREQMAAVANIHRAATAVRSHLENSVLRPSELTWTGFVVLWVLWIWGESETWSVAEEAGISKGTLTGIARTLESRGLVTRSTHPEDGRRVLLSLSPEGEKLMEDLFPAFNTEEAFVVSRLTVDECRQLADGLRAVVAQLEEHGEERRRELLGGAEPAPRRSGRRSRS
- a CDS encoding DoxX family protein, which gives rise to MSVPATTQNHFLAVYRVVIGLLFTCHGIANLFGAMGGADGHGTTVSAGVWPYWYASLIHLICGPLIMMGLGSRAASVVGSGAMAYAYFTVHLPTGLWPIADGGEAATLFCWALLVIAVFGPGAWALEALLPRRRGQGRQAAASAV
- a CDS encoding TIGR03619 family F420-dependent LLM class oxidoreductase, with the protein product MTAPIPRMQLVLSENWTLTSGRDLPTLVRWAREAEDAGFDSVMISEHIVLGPDAGAKGLMPNPREYALPGNQDPFTPWPNSLLLLASIASVTTRLRLAAAAILAPLRHPLLLARELGTLDLLSQGRLIVLPTVSWSRDEYAALGVPFDKRGQLLDEHLDIWELLWRESPASYEGKHYRFQDVHFEPKAHRPEGPRIWFGGSRMHDALTRRLVRHGHGFNPLGRPAPEDMDRLRAAMAEAGRDISELELVGGTRAVFPDNNSCADLDQALAHIPAQLEQGFTTFCIKPSQFTDDPGGIGDFCGRVMRRVRSLV